A single region of the Leptothrix cholodnii SP-6 genome encodes:
- a CDS encoding Hsp70 family protein, giving the protein MTEEDFCAIDFGTSNSAIAVPDDAAPSGMTLVPLENGQPTMPTSVFYLAEGPELQNLPRLFGRAGIAAYTEGHEGRLMRSMKSVLGSSLMDQHTDIGAGRSVSFADVITGYLLRLKRSAEAHTGRTLKRVVLGRPVHFVDEDDARDAQAQAALEAAARAVGFESVGFQYEPLAAAFHYEATVADEQHVLVADIGGGTSDFSVVRVGPAHRERLDRRDDVLANHGLHIAGTDFDRRVELASILPELGYGTFGPAIGGQPAREVPSRIYFDLATWHIVNTLYRPQRIAEVRAMKVNFANPVLHQRLLTVLTDHLGHDLLGRAERAKIEVADGGQASIDLRLVERGLQVTLEDAQAQAALRDDVARIVAAAHEAVQMAGLAPERIDALYFTGGSTGLRLLTDALSAGFPAARPVHGERLASVATGLGLYARRLWA; this is encoded by the coding sequence GTGACCGAAGAAGATTTCTGCGCCATTGACTTCGGCACCTCCAACTCGGCGATCGCCGTGCCCGACGATGCCGCGCCCTCGGGCATGACCCTGGTGCCGCTCGAAAACGGCCAGCCGACCATGCCGACCTCGGTGTTCTACCTCGCCGAGGGGCCCGAGCTTCAGAACCTGCCGCGCCTGTTCGGCCGCGCCGGCATCGCCGCCTACACCGAAGGCCATGAAGGCCGACTGATGCGCTCGATGAAGAGCGTGCTCGGCTCCAGCCTGATGGACCAGCACACCGACATCGGCGCCGGCCGCTCGGTCAGCTTCGCCGACGTCATCACCGGCTACCTGCTGCGCCTCAAGCGCAGCGCCGAGGCGCACACCGGCCGCACGCTCAAGCGTGTGGTGCTGGGCCGGCCGGTGCACTTCGTCGACGAAGACGACGCCCGCGACGCCCAGGCCCAGGCCGCTCTCGAGGCCGCCGCGCGTGCGGTCGGCTTCGAGTCGGTCGGTTTCCAGTACGAGCCGCTGGCCGCCGCCTTCCACTACGAAGCCACCGTGGCCGACGAGCAGCACGTGCTGGTGGCCGACATCGGCGGCGGCACCTCCGACTTCTCGGTCGTGCGGGTCGGCCCGGCGCACCGCGAGCGGCTCGACCGCCGCGACGACGTGCTCGCCAACCACGGCCTGCACATCGCCGGCACCGATTTCGACCGCCGCGTCGAGCTCGCCAGCATCCTGCCCGAGCTCGGCTACGGCACCTTCGGCCCGGCCATCGGCGGCCAGCCGGCGCGCGAGGTGCCGAGCCGGATCTACTTCGACCTCGCCACCTGGCACATCGTCAACACGCTCTACCGGCCGCAGCGCATCGCCGAAGTGCGGGCGATGAAGGTGAATTTCGCCAACCCGGTGCTGCATCAGCGGTTGCTCACGGTGCTGACCGACCACCTCGGCCACGACCTGCTCGGTCGCGCCGAGCGCGCCAAGATCGAGGTGGCCGACGGCGGACAGGCGAGCATCGACCTGCGGCTGGTCGAGCGCGGCCTGCAGGTCACGCTCGAAGACGCCCAGGCGCAGGCCGCCCTGCGCGACGACGTCGCGCGCATCGTCGCCGCCGCGCACGAGGCGGTGCAGATGGCGGGTCTGGCGCCCGAGCGCATCGACGCGCTGTATTTCACCGGCGGCTCGACCGGCCTGCGGCTGCTGACCGACGCGCTGTCGGCCGGTTTCCCCGCCGCGCGGCCGGTGCACGGCGAGCGGCTGGCCTCGGTGGCCACGGGCCTGGGGCTGTACGCCCGGCGGCTCTGGGCCTGA
- the gatC gene encoding Asp-tRNA(Asn)/Glu-tRNA(Gln) amidotransferase subunit GatC — MALTPADVSRIANLARLELSTAEQSDLLVQLNGFFGIVERMRAVDTTGVAPLYTPLSAVQDVSLRLRDDAVTETDQREANQKSAPAVEGGLFLVPRVIE, encoded by the coding sequence ATGGCACTCACCCCCGCGGATGTGAGTCGCATCGCCAACCTGGCGCGACTCGAACTGAGCACGGCCGAGCAGAGCGATCTGCTGGTCCAGCTGAACGGCTTTTTCGGCATCGTCGAGCGCATGCGTGCGGTCGACACCACCGGCGTGGCGCCGCTCTACACGCCCTTGTCGGCGGTGCAGGACGTCAGCCTGCGCCTGCGTGACGACGCCGTCACCGAGACCGACCAGCGCGAGGCCAACCAGAAAAGCGCCCCGGCCGTCGAAGGCGGCCTGTTCCTGGTTCCGCGGGTGATCGAGTGA
- the gatA gene encoding Asp-tRNA(Asn)/Glu-tRNA(Gln) amidotransferase subunit GatA produces the protein MTELHQLDITELAALLDAGKVSSVELTRHQLARVAVHESLGAFLCVDEDVALAQAGAADAWRARGIGGAAHRLLGVPIAHKDIFVTRDFPSTAGSKMLEGYRSPFDATVVSRLSAAGAVTLGKLNCDEFAMGGSNENSAWFPARNPWDTGRITGGSSGGSAAAVAARLVPGATGTDTGGSVRQPASFCGITGIKPTYGRCSRYGMIAFASSLDQAGPMARSALDCAHLLQAMSGFDPRDATSAEQAVPDFVAQTTALREGATADRPLAGLRIGLPKEFFGDGVAADVLAATRAALAELEKLGATLVDVSLPRTELSIPVYYIIAPAEASSNLSRFDGVRYGHRAEQYKDLSEMYSKSRSEGFGAEVKRRIMIGAYVLSHGYYDAYYLQAQKLRRMIADDFQAAFTQCDLIAGPVAPTVARPLGSQSDPVAEYLADIFTLPASLAGLPGISVPAGSGEAGLPVGLQLIGNYWREGALLHAGHAFQQATDWHRRSPAAA, from the coding sequence ATGACCGAACTGCATCAGCTCGACATCACCGAGCTCGCCGCCCTGCTCGACGCCGGGAAGGTCTCCAGCGTCGAACTGACCCGCCACCAGCTCGCCCGCGTGGCGGTGCACGAGTCGCTCGGTGCCTTTCTGTGTGTCGACGAAGACGTCGCGCTGGCCCAGGCCGGCGCGGCCGACGCCTGGCGCGCGCGCGGCATCGGCGGTGCGGCGCACCGCCTGCTGGGCGTGCCGATCGCGCACAAGGACATCTTCGTCACGCGCGATTTCCCCAGCACCGCCGGCTCGAAGATGCTCGAGGGCTACCGCAGCCCGTTCGACGCCACCGTCGTCAGCCGCCTGTCGGCCGCCGGCGCGGTGACGCTGGGCAAGCTCAACTGCGACGAGTTCGCGATGGGCGGCAGCAACGAGAACTCGGCCTGGTTCCCGGCCCGCAACCCCTGGGACACCGGCCGCATCACCGGCGGCTCGTCGGGCGGCAGCGCCGCCGCGGTGGCGGCTCGCCTGGTGCCCGGTGCCACCGGCACCGACACCGGCGGCTCGGTGCGCCAGCCGGCCAGCTTCTGCGGCATCACCGGCATCAAGCCGACCTACGGCCGCTGCTCGCGCTACGGCATGATCGCCTTCGCCTCCAGCCTCGACCAGGCCGGCCCGATGGCGCGCAGCGCGCTCGATTGCGCGCACCTGCTGCAGGCCATGAGCGGCTTCGACCCGCGTGACGCCACCAGCGCCGAACAGGCCGTGCCCGATTTCGTGGCACAGACCACCGCCTTGCGCGAAGGCGCCACGGCCGACCGGCCGCTCGCCGGCCTGCGCATCGGCTTGCCGAAAGAGTTCTTCGGCGACGGTGTCGCCGCCGACGTGCTGGCCGCCACCCGCGCCGCGCTGGCCGAGCTCGAGAAGCTCGGCGCCACGCTGGTGGACGTGAGCTTGCCGCGCACTGAGCTGTCGATTCCGGTGTACTACATCATCGCGCCGGCCGAGGCCAGCTCGAACCTGAGCCGCTTCGACGGCGTGCGCTACGGCCACCGCGCCGAGCAGTACAAGGACCTGTCGGAGATGTACAGCAAGAGCCGCAGCGAAGGCTTCGGCGCCGAGGTCAAGCGCCGCATCATGATCGGCGCCTACGTGCTCTCGCACGGCTACTACGACGCCTACTACCTGCAGGCGCAGAAGCTGCGCCGCATGATCGCCGACGACTTCCAGGCGGCCTTCACGCAGTGCGACCTGATCGCCGGCCCGGTGGCGCCGACCGTGGCGCGACCGCTCGGCAGCCAGAGCGATCCGGTGGCCGAGTACCTGGCCGACATCTTCACGCTGCCCGCCAGCTTGGCCGGCCTGCCCGGCATCAGCGTGCCGGCCGGCAGCGGAGAAGCCGGCCTGCCGGTGGGCCTGCAGCTGATCGGCAACTACTGGCGCGAAGGCGCGCTGCTGCACGCCGGCCACGCCTTCCAGCAGGCCACCGACTGGCATCGGCGCTCGCCCGCAGCGGCTTGA